One Thermus sp. CCB_US3_UF1 DNA window includes the following coding sequences:
- the rpe gene encoding ribulose-phosphate 3-epimerase: protein MRFAVSILTADFSRLGEQIAEAEAAGVDWIHLDVMDGVFVPNLTFGPLLVEAVRQATSLPLDVHLMIAQPERYLEDFARAGADILTVHAEATPHAHRAVQRIKELGKKAGLAINPGTPLEALFPLLPELDLALLMSVNPGFGGQRYIPTATPRLRRLKEMRDQLNPGCLLEVDGGVNRDTVAEVYRAGADVAVAGSALFNGRPVAENLRDLKEALGG from the coding sequence GTGCGTTTTGCCGTTTCCATCCTCACCGCGGACTTCAGCCGGCTAGGGGAGCAGATCGCCGAGGCCGAGGCCGCCGGGGTGGACTGGATCCACCTGGATGTGATGGACGGGGTCTTCGTCCCCAACCTCACCTTCGGCCCCCTTCTGGTGGAGGCGGTGCGGCAGGCCACCTCCTTGCCCCTGGACGTGCACCTGATGATCGCGCAGCCGGAGCGCTACCTGGAGGACTTCGCCCGGGCGGGGGCCGACATCCTCACCGTCCACGCCGAGGCCACCCCACACGCCCACCGGGCAGTGCAGCGGATCAAGGAGCTGGGGAAGAAGGCGGGGCTGGCCATCAACCCCGGTACCCCCCTCGAGGCCCTCTTTCCCCTCCTCCCCGAGCTGGACCTGGCCCTCCTCATGAGCGTGAACCCCGGTTTTGGGGGGCAGCGTTACATCCCCACCGCCACCCCGCGCCTCCGCCGCCTCAAGGAGATGCGGGACCAGCTCAACCCCGGCTGCCTCCTGGAGGTGGACGGGGGGGTGAACCGGGACACGGTGGCCGAGGTCTACCGGGCCGGGGCCGACGTGGCCGTGGCGGGAAGCGCCCTCTTCAACGGGAGGCCGGTGGCGGAAAACCTGCGGGACCTTAAGGAGGCCCTAGGAGGCTAA